A window from Gasterosteus aculeatus chromosome 14, fGasAcu3.hap1.1, whole genome shotgun sequence encodes these proteins:
- the sptlc1 gene encoding serine palmitoyltransferase 1: MASGQQWVLVEMVQAFYEAPAYHLILEGILILWIIRLLFSKTYKLHETYKLTEKEKEDLIEEWQPEPLVPSVSKDHPSLSYDVVTGPPSHKITINGKECINFASFNFLGLLDNERVKQKALASLKKYGVGTCGPRGFYGTFDVHLELESRLAKFMKTEEAIIYSYGFATIASAIPAYSKRGDIIFVDEAACFSIQKGLQASRSFIKYFKHNNMEDLERLLNEQELEDQKNPRKARVTRKFILVEGLYINTADICPLPELVKMKYKYKVRIFLEESMSFGVLGEHGRGVTEHFGVNIDDIDLISANMENAVASIGGFCCGRSFVIDHQRLSGQGYCFSASLPPMLAAAAIEALNIMEEDPDIFTILRDKSQHIYNALQGIPGLKLVGVQFSPALHLQLERSSGSRDSDMQLLRTIVDYCLERRVALTLARYLEKEERFLPSPSIRVVVTIQQTEEDVQKAVSCIREAAAALLI, encoded by the exons ATGGCGTCCGGACAGCAATGGGTGTTGGTGGAAATGGTTCAAGCGTTTTATGAG GCCCCTGCTTACCACCTGATCCTGGAGGGGATCCTAATCCTGTGGATCATCAGACTTCTGTTCTCTAAGACCTACAAACTTCATGAGACTTATAAACTCACAGAGAAg gagaaggaggaccTCATTGAGGAGTGGCAGCCGGAGCCGCTTGTTCCTTCCGTTTCTAAAGACCATCCGTCCCTCAGTTATGATGTTGTCACAGG ACCTCCAAGCCACAAAATCACAATCAATGGAAAAGAGTGCATCAACTTTGCTTCATTTAACTTCTTGGGTCTCCTGGACAATGAGCGGGTTAAG CAAAAAGCTTTGGCATCACTGAAGAAATATGGCGTTGGCACATGTGGTCCCAGGGGCTTCTATGGAACCTTTG ATGTTCACCTGGAGCTGGAGAGTCGTCTGGCCAAATTCATGAAAACAGAAGAAGCCATTATCTATTCTTACGGCTTTGCGACCATTGCCAGTGCCATCCCTGCCTACTCCAAGAGGGGGGACATCATCTTTGT GGACGAAGCGGCCTGCTTCTCCATCCAGAAGGGTCTTCAAGCGTCCCGCAGCTTCATCAAATActtcaaacacaacaacatggaGGATCTAGAGAGGCTGCTCAAcgagcaggagctggaggaccagAAG AATCCTCGTAAAGCCAGAGTGACCCGGAAGTTTATTCTTGTGGAGGGTCTGTACATCAACACTGCGGACATCTGTCCTCTGCCTGAACTG GTGAAGATGAAGTACAAGTACAAGGTGCGGATCTTCCTGGAGGAGAGCATGTCTTTTGGTGTGTTGGGAGAACATGGCCGAGGAGTCACGGAACACTTTGGGGTCAAC ATCGATGACATTGACCTAATCAGCGCCAACATGGAGAACGCTGTGGCCTCCATCGGAGGCTTCTGCTGTGGACGTTCCTTTGTGATCGACCACCAG CGTCTGTCGGGCCAGGGCTACTGTTTCTCTGCCTCCCTGCCTCCCatgctggctgctgctgccatcgAGGCTCTCAACATCATGGAGGAGGATCCAG ACATCTTCACCATTCTCAGAGACAAGAGCCAACACATTTACAATGCTTTACAAGG AATTCCAGGTCTGAAGTTAGTCGGAGTGCAGTTTTCCCCTGCTCTTCACCTCCAGCTGGAGAGAAGCTCCGGCTCCAGAGACTCTGACATGCAGCTGCTGCGCACCATTGTAGATTAT TGTCTGGAGAGACGCGTGGCCCTGACCCTCGCTCGCTAcctggagaaagaggagcgtttCCTCCCCTCACCAAG CATCAGGGTGGTGGTCACCATCCAACAGACCGAGGAGGATGTCCAGAAGGCCGTGTCTTGTATCCGTGAGGCGGCTGCAGCTCTCCTCATATGA